One stretch of Hemiscyllium ocellatum isolate sHemOce1 chromosome 27 unlocalized genomic scaffold, sHemOce1.pat.X.cur. SUPER_27_unloc_3, whole genome shotgun sequence DNA includes these proteins:
- the LOC132808025 gene encoding uncharacterized protein LOC132808025 has protein sequence MRPGMIRDYPPPMLRRCRPVHRTRAFDVWDVMKMDYCNGLLHQKDQMVHLDSRNQWELPCRYHGFFGFTCRSKPIEDKNDQPFYYGKYFNGAREHHPFLQDGPTREKGSLVGESPQSTNNLFIQSHRTLFAPEAVVCYSSLSGDDLLALSQSPIPFYSSDFLLPILRSEIPLSNSSGLCVQTVGVTLAGVQQALCGTWTWNGLGDNTGHPIRYGIQSTLRLEGSAGVTSQKNRNSLFCGLTIRENKTNEALEQSKLGLSDLCLYSMQNQCALDYIHARECEVCTTVQDKCTMGIPDLTGNITKIQEEIQVFLDRMTEGTSWGNCRSG, from the coding sequence ATGCGACCAGGAATGATCAGAGATTATCCACCACCCATGCTGAGGAGATGTCGTCCAGTGCACCGGACCAGAGCCTTTGACGTGTGGGACGTGATGAAGATGGATTATTGCAATGGACTCTTACATCAGAAAGACCAGATGGTCCATCTGGACAGTAGAAATCAGTGGGAGTTACCATGTCGTTACCATGGTTTTTTTGGTTTTACCTGCAGAAGCAAGCCTATTGAGGATAAAAATGATCAACCCTTTTATTATGGTAAATATTTTAATGGCGCCCGGGAACACCATCCCTTTTTGCAGGACGGGCCGACTCGAGAAAAGGGAAGCTTGGTAGGGGAATCTCCACAATCCACAAACAACTTATTTATACAGTCTCACAGAACGCTCTTCGCCCCAGAGGCAGTAGTATGTTACTCCTCTCTATCAGGAGATGACCTACTTGCCCTGTCTCAGTCCCCAATTCCATTCTATTCGTCAGACTTCCTACTGCCGATCCTGCGAAGTGAAATACCACTTTCCAATAGCTCCGGTCTGTGTGTACAAACAGTTGGTGTAACACTGGCTGGGGTACAGCAGGCCTTATGCGGCACATGGACCTGGAACGGACTGGGTGACAATACAGGACACCCAATAAGATACGGAATCCAGAGTACCCTGAGGTTGGAAGGATCGGCAGGGGTGACAAGTCAAAAGAACCGCAATTCCCTCTTTTGTGGCCTGACCATTCGAGAAAATAAGACTAATGAGGCTCTGGAACAGAGTAAACTGGGATTATCAGACCTGTGTCTTTACTCTATGCAGAATCAGTGTGCCTTAGACTATATACACGCCCGGGAGTGTGAGGTCTGCACCACTGTCCAAGATAAATGCACTATGGGCATTCCCGATCTCACTGGCAATATTACTAAGATACAAGAAGAGATCCAGGTATTCCTTGACAGAATGACTGAAGGGACCAGTTGGGGAAACTGCAGATCGGGCTGA
- the LOC132808012 gene encoding zinc finger protein 135-like isoform X1, with the protein MEKPEESRPVEKPWKCGDCGKGFRSPSALETHRRSHTGERPFPCTNCGKAFRDYSHLLRHQRSHTGDKPISCPDCGKAFIFFSAMLVHQRVHTGERPFSCPECGKAFSNSYNLRSHQRVHTGERPFSCPECRMAFTHHSALRSHQRVHTGERPFSCSECGKAFTHISVLRSHVRVHTGKRPFSCPECGKAFTDISSLMRHQRIHTGERPFTCPECGKAFSSSSALLRHQLVHTGERPYTCPQCGKGFTCSSNLLTHQRVHTGERPFSCPACGKGFNRSSTLQSHQRIHTGERPFSCPVCGKGFNRSSSLRSHQRIHAGERPFSCPECGKAFTHVSALQSHQHVHTGERPFTCPECGKAFSSSSTLLTHQRIHTGERPYTCPHCGKGFNRYSTLQRHQRIHTGERPYTCPQCGKAFSTSSSLLRHQRIHTGERPFICSQCGKGFTYSSQLRKHQRVHVPSQGD; encoded by the coding sequence atggagaaacccgaggaatcccgccccgtggagaaaccgtggaagtgtggtgactgtgggaaaggcttccgttccccgtctgccctggagactcatcggcgcagtcacaccggggagaggccgttcccctgcactaactgcgggaaggccttcagagattactcccacctgctgaggcaccagcggagcCACACGGGGGACAAACCCATCAGCTGCCCAgattgtgggaaggccttcatatTTTTCTCTGCCATGTTGgtccaccagcgggtccacacgggagagaggccgttcagctgccctgagtgtgggaaggccttcagcaattcctacaacctgcggagccaccagcgcgtccacacgggggagagacccttcagctgccccgagtgcaggatgGCGTTTACCCACCACTCCgccctgcggagccaccagcgcgtccacacaggggagaggcccttcagctgctccgagtgtgggaaggcctttacccacaTCTCTGTCTTGCGGAGCCACGTGCGTGTTCACACCGGGAAGAGGCCCTTTAGCTGCCCCgaatgcgggaaggcctttaccgacatctcctccctgatgaggcaccagcggatccacactggggagaggcccttcacctgccccgagtgcgggaaggccttcagcagttcctccgccctgctgaggcaccagctggtccacaccggggagagaccgtacacctgccctcagtgcgggaagggattcaccTGTTCCTCCAacttgctgacccaccagcgtgtccacaccggggagaggcccttcagctgccccgcaTGCGGGAAGGGCTTCAACCGCTCCTCCACCCTGCAGAGCCACCAGAGGATCCATacaggggaaaggcccttcagctgccccgtaTGCGGGAAGGGCTTCAATCGCTCCTCCtccctgcggagccaccagcggatccacgcaggggagaggcccttcagctgccccgagtgtgggaaggcctttacccacgtCTCTGCCTTGCAGAGCCACCAGcatgtccacacgggggagaggcccttcacttgccctgagtgcgggaaggccttcagcagttcctccacgctgctgacccaccagcggatccacaccggggagagaccgtacacctgccctcactgcgggaagggcttcaacCGCTACTCCACCCTGCAGagacaccagcggatccacacaggggagagaccgtacacctgccctcagtgtgggaaggccttcagcacatcttcctccctgctgaggcaccagcggatccacaccggggagaggccgttcatctgctctcagtgcgggaagggcttcacctactcctccCAACTGCGgaagcaccagcgagttcacgtgccatcgcagggggattga